Genomic segment of Xanthobacter dioxanivorans:
AAGGCGGCGTCTGGCAGCGCGGCCGCCACCGCCTTCGGGTCGATCGACTGGGCCTTCTCCATCGCCGCCTTGAGCGCGTAGACGGAATCGTAGAAGCCGATCTGGATGGCGTTGATCGATTCGCCCAGGAGGGTCCTTGCCTCCGCGTTGACGGCCTTCTGCCGTTCCGTGGCCGTCGGTCCGTCGAAGGTCACCGCTGCGCCCATGTAGACGCCCTCGATGGCATTGCCGCCGGTCGCCTTGAGGCCGTCGATGCCGGTGCCGACCTCCACCACCTTCACGCCCTTCCAGCCGAGCACGTCGAGTTCCTTCAGCACCGCTCCGGCGTCGGCGGGCGGCATGGCGCCCAGGTCGACGATGTCCGGCTTCAGGGAGGCGATGCGCGCCGCCATGGGCTGGAACTCGGTGGTGCCGCGCTCATAGAAGTCGCTGGAGAGGACCTTCACGCCGGTCTCGCTCCACACCTTCTTCGCCACCCCCTCGGTGTCGCGGCCGGTCGCGTCGTTGGGGTTGAGCATGACGATGGACTTGGCCTGCGGGTTTTCCTCGTGGATGAAGCGGATCAGCGGCGGCAGGATCTCGAACGGCGTGTTCATCTGGGTGAAGGTCAGCGGGAATTTGGGACCCTTGATGCTGGGCCCCCAGGCGGTGGTGAACAGGATCACGCCCTGCCGTTCACTGAGCGACTGAAGTGCCTGAACCGGCGCGGTGCCGAGGCTGCCGCCGATGAACTTGACGCCCTCGCGGTTGAGCAGGGTCTGGGCGACCTTTGTTCCTTCGGCGGCGTTGTACTTGTTGTCGTAGGCGAGGCACTCGAAATTGTAGGCCTTGCCGGCGACCTTGACGCCACCGGCCTGCGCGATCTCCTGCGCGGCCTTCTTGCACATGAATTCCGAGCCCTTGCCCCAGGTCGCGCCGGTGCCCGACAGCGGCACCGAGAGCCCGAGCTTGATCGTCTCCTGGGCCTGGGCGGCGCCGATCGCACCGAGAAGGCTGAGCGAAGCGCCAAAGGCGATGGATTTCACACGGATCGTGAGCGGCATTTCCTCTCCTCCATTTGTTGGAGCGCGGCTTTGTCCGCGCCCGGCCTTCACGTTTTTGCGGGCTGCCCCGTCTTGTTCGTCAGGTTTGCAATCTCCTCGGGTCCGTAACCGAGGCATGCGAGAAGGTCGTGCGAATCGGCGCCGAGATCGGGCGCTGGCCGGTGGGCGCGCGCCTGGGCCGCGACGGTGCGCACGGTCCGCGTGGCGATGGGGACGCGGCGACCGAGAATTTCCTCCTCGCAGAAGAAGCCGCCAGCCATGTTCTCGGGCGCGGCAAGCGCGTCGGCCGGAGTGAGCGCCTTGCACGCCGGGATCCTGGCGGCCGCCAGCTCATCGAGGCAGTCCTCGGAGGAGCGCGTGGCGCACCACCCGGCCATGATCGCGCTCAGCTCCTCCCCGTGCTCGCCGCGGCCGATGTCCGAGGAGAAGCGGGGATCCTCCGCAAGGCCGGGCCGGCCGATGAACTCCGCCCACCGGCGGAACATGCCATCTCCGATCACCTGGACCATGACCCAGCCGTCGCGGGTGCGGAACAGGTCGGAGGGCCCGGCGATGGGGCTGAGGTTGCCGATCGCCACGCGGCTGCGCGCGCCCATCGCCTCCTCGATCAGCATCGGGTTGGTCATGGCGAGCGCCGTGCCGAGGAGCGAGGCCTGCACGTGCTGGCCGCGCCCCGTGACCCGCCGCTCGTAGAGCGCGGCCAGGGTCGCGAAGGCGGCGGAGATGCCGGTCGCATAGTCCACATAGGAGACGGCGGCCCGGAGCGGGCGCTCGCCCGTGCCGGTCAGGTGCATGGCGCCGCTAAGGGCCTGCCCGGTGCCGTCGAAGCCGATGCGGTCGCGGCTGTCGCCCTCGGGCCCGAAGGCGCTGATGGTGGTGAGGATGATGTCGGGGCGGCAGGCCCTGAGGCTGTCATAGTCGAGCCGCGCGCGCTTCAGCGCCGCGGGCGGCAGGTTGACGATGACCGCGTCGGACGACGCGACGAGCCGCTCGAACGCGGCGCGCCCGGCCGTCGATTCAAGATCGAGCACGAGCGACTTCTTGTTGCGGTTCATCTGCACATAGAGCGCGCCACGGCCGGGAACGCCGATCGGCATGACTTCCCGGTCGGGCGCGCCCGCCGGGGGTTCGATCCGGATCACCTCGGCCCCCTGGTCGGCGAGCATCGCCGCACAGTACGGAGCCGCGATGTAACGGCCGAGATCCAGGATCCGCGCACCGTCAAGCCCTGCGGGCGCACGCTCCCCATTGCCTGTGACCGCCGCTTGCGCTTTGGCCTCATTCTCTTTTGGCACGTTTCCTCGCCCTGGATTTCTGCGGAGGGGGCTTCCCATCTCCGGCAGCGATGTGTTAGTCATTCTCTATCGTGAATGACATTCACAAATTTCTGAAAGCCATTCATACATGAGTGACACGGCCGATCAAGACCCCTCGCCAAAAATCGTCGGAGCCGTCGCGAACGCAGTTTCGATCCTGAGAACGCTGGCGCAATCGAGCGTGCCCGCCGGCGTCAACGTGATCGCGCGCGATGCCGGAGTGAGCGTCAGCACCTGCTTCAACATCCTGCGGACCCTCTCCATCGAGCATCTGGTCGAATTCGATCCGGAGGCGAAGACCTATGCCATCGGCATGGGCGTCCTGGAGCTTTCCCTGCCGCTGCTCGGCGCCAACCAGACCGACCTCATCAGGCCCGAGCTTGCGCGCCTGTCCGGCGAGCACAAATGCCTCGTGTGCCTGTGGCAGATCACCGAGGGCGAGCGCATCATTCTCATCGACCGCGTTTCCACCGCGAAGACGGTGCGCGTGGACATGTCCGACGGCTCGCGGCTGCCGACCTTCGTGGGCGCGGTGGGGCGGTGCTACGCAGCCCTGCGCGGCCTGCCGCGTGCCGAGCTGAAGGCGCGTTTCAAGACGCTGCAGTGGCAGTCGCCGCCGAGCTTCGAGGACTACGCGCGCGACGTGGAGCAGGCGCGCCGCGACGGCTACGCCTTCGATTTCGGGCAGCTGTTCCGGGGCCTGGAAATCGCCGCGGCGATCGTGACCGACCATTCCGGCAAGCCCCGTCTCGGCATCAGCGGCATCTCCATCGCCGGGCAGTTGGCGCGCCCGGAAGTCGAGCGGCTCGGCGTCGCGCTCAGGGATGCGGCCGATTTCGTCAGCGAGTCGCTGTTCGGCGTGTCGCGCGGGGTCCGCCAGTCGGAGCGGCGCCTCGCGGCCGGCCCGCCGGCGGGCCGGCTGCGGGGAGGGCAGGGCTGATGACCGATGCTGCCGCCCGTGTGTGGGTGTTCGACGATTTTCGCCCCGGCGAACCGCTCGGCCGCCATGCCATCGCTCTGGACGAAGCCCGCCTCGCCACCTGGCGCGCCATCTATGGCGCATCCGCGGAAGAGGGGCACGTGCCGTCCGGGATGCTCGTGGCTGCGATGATGGAAGCCTACCTCATGGCCATCAGGCCGCGTCCTCCGGGCAACGTCCATGCAGCGCAGACGCTCGCCTTCGGCGCGCCGGCGAAGGCGGGTGACCGCCTCGATGCGGAGGTCAGCTGCCTCTGGAAGGAGATGCGCAGGACGCGCTGCTGGGTGGGGTTCGGCGTCGTCCTGCGGGATGGCGGTCGCTGCGTCCTCACGGGGGAGATCAGCGCGATCTGGTCCAGATGAAGAGCGCCGCCCAGGGCGCCGGAGAAGGAACCAACCGATGGAAATGCCAAATGGGGCCGCGCTTCCCCGCGAGCTTGTCGCCGTCAGCCTGGTGGCGGGACCGCACGAGGTCGCCCGCTATGCCGAGCTCACCGCCGATTTCAATCCCATCCATCTTGATCCCGCATTCGCGGCGGGCACCACCTTTGGTCGGCCGATCATCCACGGGACGCTGGGGCTCAACCTGGTGATCGAGGCGATTGAGCGCACGTTCGGGGGTCTCCCGGACGACGTCAGCGTAGAGGTTCGCTTCGTGAAGCCGGTGCCCGTGGGCTCCGCCATCCGGGCCGGAGGCTACCTGCGGAGCCTCGAAGCCGGGACATACGAAATTTATGTCGAAACCGCCTCCGGCGAGCGCGCCGTCGAGGGCACCTGCACCATCGGCCGGGCGCCGGAGCATCGCAACAAGGGAGCAAACGCCACATGACGATCCCCATCGTCGACGACGAAACCTTCGGCCAGCTCAAGGACGCGGTGGAGCGCTTCGTCGCCGAACGCCTCGTTCCCAACGAGATGCGGGTCGAGATCGAGGACGAGATACCCGAGGAGATTGTCGCCGAGATGCGGGAACTCGGGCTGTTCGGCCTCACCATCCCGCCCGAGTATGACGGCATCGGTCTGAACGCGCGTCAGGAAACCCAGCTCGCCATGATCTTCGGCGGCACGGCCCTCGCCTTCCGCTCCCTGCTCGCCACCAATATCGGCATCGGCGCCCGTGGCCTCATCTTCGAGGGGACGCAGGAGCAGAAGCAGCTTTACCTGCCGAAGCTCGCCAGCGGCGAGATCATCTCCGCCTTCGCGCTCACCGAGCCGGACACGGGCTCCGACCCGGCCAATCTCACCACCCGCGCGGTGCGCGACGGCGACGACTACGTCATCAGCGGCACCAAGCGCTACATCACCAATGCCGAGCGCGCCGGCCTGTTCACGGTCATGGCCCGCACCGAGTTCGACAAGCCTGGCGCGGACGCCATCTCGGCCTTCCTTGTCCCGCGGCCCACGCCCGGCCTCACCATCGGCAAGAAGGACCGAAAGATGGGCCAGCGCGGGACCACCACATCGGACGTGATATTCGACAACGTGCGCGTGCCGGCAAGCGCCATCATCGGCCTCGTGCCGGGGCGCGGCTTCCGGCTCGCCATGCGCGTGTTGGACCGCGGGCGAATTCACATCGCGGCTCTCGCCACCGGTGCATGCCGGCGGTTGATCGCGGAGATGGTCTCCTTCGCCCGCGAGCGCAGGCAGTTCGGCAAGCCCATCGCCGAATACCAGCTGATTCAGGCGATGATCGCCGACAGCCACACGGAATACCTCGCCGCGAAGGCGCTCGTGGAGCAGACGGCCGCGATCTATGACCGCGAGGGTGCCGCCCGCACGGAGGCATCCGCCGCCAAGTATTTCGCCACCGAGGCGGTGGGCCGCGTGGCCGACCGGGCCGTCCAGGTGCACGGCGGCGCGGGATACATGAGCGAGTACGCCGTGGAACGCTTCTATCGCGATGTCCGCCTGATGCGGATCTACGAGGGCACCAGCCAGATCCAGCAACTGCTGATCGCCCGTCAGCTTCTGAAGGGAGCATGACCATGAGCGCAACCAGGATGCTCGACGGCAAGGTCGTCGTCGTCACCGGGGCCGGCGGCGGGATCGGCCGTGACATCGCCCTGTCGGCGGCGGCCCATGGCGCCATGGTCGTGGTCAACGACATCGGCGCGGGCCTCGACGGCAAGGGGCAGGACGAGGGCCCCGCCGCGTGCGTCGTCCAGGAGATCCGCTCCGCCGGCGGGGAAGCGGTCGCCAGCCTCGACAGCGTCGCAGACGCCGAGGGCGCCGGCCGCATCGTTCAGGTCGCGCGCGACGCCTTCGGACGGC
This window contains:
- a CDS encoding ABC transporter substrate-binding protein, producing the protein MPLTIRVKSIAFGASLSLLGAIGAAQAQETIKLGLSVPLSGTGATWGKGSEFMCKKAAQEIAQAGGVKVAGKAYNFECLAYDNKYNAAEGTKVAQTLLNREGVKFIGGSLGTAPVQALQSLSERQGVILFTTAWGPSIKGPKFPLTFTQMNTPFEILPPLIRFIHEENPQAKSIVMLNPNDATGRDTEGVAKKVWSETGVKVLSSDFYERGTTEFQPMAARIASLKPDIVDLGAMPPADAGAVLKELDVLGWKGVKVVEVGTGIDGLKATGGNAIEGVYMGAAVTFDGPTATERQKAVNAEARTLLGESINAIQIGFYDSVYALKAAMEKAQSIDPKAVAAALPDAAFTSFYGDKVDFYGVDTYGSRQQMRLPVIITQARDGKLVEKSRVVPSAK
- a CDS encoding CaiB/BaiF CoA transferase family protein, translating into MTNTSLPEMGSPLRRNPGRGNVPKENEAKAQAAVTGNGERAPAGLDGARILDLGRYIAAPYCAAMLADQGAEVIRIEPPAGAPDREVMPIGVPGRGALYVQMNRNKKSLVLDLESTAGRAAFERLVASSDAVIVNLPPAALKRARLDYDSLRACRPDIILTTISAFGPEGDSRDRIGFDGTGQALSGAMHLTGTGERPLRAAVSYVDYATGISAAFATLAALYERRVTGRGQHVQASLLGTALAMTNPMLIEEAMGARSRVAIGNLSPIAGPSDLFRTRDGWVMVQVIGDGMFRRWAEFIGRPGLAEDPRFSSDIGRGEHGEELSAIMAGWCATRSSEDCLDELAAARIPACKALTPADALAAPENMAGGFFCEEEILGRRVPIATRTVRTVAAQARAHRPAPDLGADSHDLLACLGYGPEEIANLTNKTGQPAKT
- a CDS encoding IclR family transcriptional regulator; its protein translation is MSDTADQDPSPKIVGAVANAVSILRTLAQSSVPAGVNVIARDAGVSVSTCFNILRTLSIEHLVEFDPEAKTYAIGMGVLELSLPLLGANQTDLIRPELARLSGEHKCLVCLWQITEGERIILIDRVSTAKTVRVDMSDGSRLPTFVGAVGRCYAALRGLPRAELKARFKTLQWQSPPSFEDYARDVEQARRDGYAFDFGQLFRGLEIAAAIVTDHSGKPRLGISGISIAGQLARPEVERLGVALRDAADFVSESLFGVSRGVRQSERRLAAGPPAGRLRGGQG
- a CDS encoding hotdog family protein — its product is MTDAAARVWVFDDFRPGEPLGRHAIALDEARLATWRAIYGASAEEGHVPSGMLVAAMMEAYLMAIRPRPPGNVHAAQTLAFGAPAKAGDRLDAEVSCLWKEMRRTRCWVGFGVVLRDGGRCVLTGEISAIWSR
- a CDS encoding MaoC family dehydratase, with the translated sequence MEMPNGAALPRELVAVSLVAGPHEVARYAELTADFNPIHLDPAFAAGTTFGRPIIHGTLGLNLVIEAIERTFGGLPDDVSVEVRFVKPVPVGSAIRAGGYLRSLEAGTYEIYVETASGERAVEGTCTIGRAPEHRNKGANAT
- a CDS encoding acyl-CoA dehydrogenase family protein is translated as MTIPIVDDETFGQLKDAVERFVAERLVPNEMRVEIEDEIPEEIVAEMRELGLFGLTIPPEYDGIGLNARQETQLAMIFGGTALAFRSLLATNIGIGARGLIFEGTQEQKQLYLPKLASGEIISAFALTEPDTGSDPANLTTRAVRDGDDYVISGTKRYITNAERAGLFTVMARTEFDKPGADAISAFLVPRPTPGLTIGKKDRKMGQRGTTTSDVIFDNVRVPASAIIGLVPGRGFRLAMRVLDRGRIHIAALATGACRRLIAEMVSFARERRQFGKPIAEYQLIQAMIADSHTEYLAAKALVEQTAAIYDREGAARTEASAAKYFATEAVGRVADRAVQVHGGAGYMSEYAVERFYRDVRLMRIYEGTSQIQQLLIARQLLKGA